The Oryzihumus leptocrescens sequence CGCAGATGACCTTGAGCAGACCGGCCTGCGCGAGCTGCTCGACGAGGCGGCGGTACTTGGGCAGCATCCCGGCGTGGTGGACGCCGATCCCGTGGCGCACCAGGCGGGACAGCGTCTTGCCGAAGCCCGCGGCGAAGCGGAACCCGCCGATGAGCTCGGCGATCCGGTCCTTCTCCTCGCGCGTGCACACGTTGAGGCTGAGCAGTGACTGGGCCCGCTCCAGCGCCGCCGCCTGGGTGAAGTGGACGACGTAGACCGGCGCCTGGTGGGTGGTGAGCAGCTCCTCGAGCGTCTCGTGCAGCGGGGTCAGCACGTAGCTGAACGACAGCGGCACGGGGCGCTCGGTGTTGGTGACCAGCGCCGTGGCTCGTCCGGTGCGGCAGGTCAGGTCGTCCTGGAAGCGCGAGACGTCGCCCAGGGTCGCCGACATCAGCAGGAACTGCGCCTGCGGCAGCTCCAGCAACGGCACCTGCCACGCCCAGCCGCGGTCGGGCTCGGAGTAGAAGTGGAACTCGTCCATGACCACCTGGCCGATGTCGGCGTGCGACCCCTCGCGCAGCGCGATGTTGGCCAGCACCTCGGCGGTGCAGCAGATGATCGGGGCCTGGGCGTTGACGCTGGCGTCGCCGGTGAGCATGCCGACGTTGGCCGCCCCGAACACCTCGCACAGCGCGAAGAACTTCTCCGACACCAGCGCCTTGATCGGGGCGGTGTAGAAGGTGCGCTGCCCCTGGGCCAGGGCGGCGAAGTGGGCGCCGGTGGCGACCAGGCTCTTGCCCGAGCCGGTCGGCGTGGCCAGCACGACGTTGGCGCCACTGACCAGCTCGATGAGCGCGTCCTGCTGCGCCGGGTAGAGCTCGAGGCCCCGCTCACCGGCCCAGTCGACGAAGGCGTCGAAGAGGGCGTCGGGCTCGGGCGGGGTCGGGATCCGGTCGGCGAGGCTCATGAGGCCCCCATCGTCGCGGTTCGGCGGCGCAGAACACCAATCGGTATGCCGCGCGGCCGGGCCCCCCGACCGAGGGTCAGTTTCGTGCCAATTCCGGACAATACCCCGCGAGTCGTATTTGACTGAATAACACGGCTGTGAGCAAAGGCGTGGTCAAGAAAGGGAATCGTATTCCCCGAACTATTCCACCCCTATTTCCAAACCTGAGTCAGGACTCGTCCAACCACGTCATTTGGAGGAGGCGGGCAGACCTAGCGTCCTCCTCAATCGCGGACCTCCCCGCGGGACCATCCGTCCCAGGAAGGGGCACCCCCATGCTCGCTCGACTCGTCAAGCTCCAGCTGGCCCTGAAGTCCGACCGCGGCGCCACCGCCGTGGAGTACGGCCTGATGGTCGCGCTCATCGCCATCGTCATCATCGGCGCCGTCACCCTGCTCGGCGGCAACCTGTCCAGCCTGTTCAACACCGCGTCCTCGAAGGTCACCGTCACCTCCTGAGGCCAGGACATGAGGCGCACGTCCCCCGGCCGGTCGTCAACCCCCTGCCGGCGACCCGACCGGGGGCTGCGCCGTCCCATTTGCCCGACAACGCCAATATCAGGCGAAATCGCCCACATTGTCAACAGCTTTCTCATAGCCCAACGAAATATCCCCCTGCCGGCACCGAAGAATGCACCCCGAATTCACTTCGCGGCGACATTTCCTGCGGTTCCCCCCGGTAGGGGAATTCCCTGGAGGAGGTGTCCGTGGCCCGTCGGCTGATCGTCGTGCTGGCCGCTGTCGTCGCCGCCCTCGTCGGCTTCGTGGCGGTGGTCCTCTACGCACGGGGCGCCGACCAGCGCGCCCTCGCCGGGCAGACCACCACCGAGGTCTACGTCGCCCAGCAGGTCGTCCCGGCCGGCACCACC is a genomic window containing:
- a CDS encoding Flp family type IVb pilin — protein: MLARLVKLQLALKSDRGATAVEYGLMVALIAIVIIGAVTLLGGNLSSLFNTASSKVTVTS